A segment of the Delphinus delphis chromosome 20, mDelDel1.2, whole genome shotgun sequence genome:
attattctttaatttataaaatagtattttgttatttattaaatgttatatgatctgtatatataatatattctaagttttattattttaaatcacaattCGTATTTGTTTTAACTACAAAAGCAATTATTAACGTATTCTCCTTCTAAAAAGTTGAAACATTGCAGATAAGGCTAAAGTGCCCATGTAAGCACCTCACCCCTCTCCGTCCCTCTCTTCAGGCAGGACAAGTTATTTTCCACTATTCTAGTCCATCTTCTGTGCATAAGCAcctatgtataaaaaatatagcATCTGCTGTGAGATTCTTGCTTTTACTCTGTATGTCATTGCAATGTGCCTTTTCCCCTAAGGGTGTGCCTTGGAGATCTGCTCATACCAGTGGTGATCTCTTATTGCAACACAATATTCCaaagtatattgattttttttcaagtatcttttattttatttatcagtgAATATGACTTTACAAATTTAACTAATATCTAAGgccttttaattttgtgaggCCAACATTTGCTCACTGCTTTTATGTGTCAGGCCTTGAGTTGACCACTTGAAGTGGGTATCATATTatgtccactttacagatgagaaaacggaggtcCTGAGAGGTGGAGTCACTGGCACACACTGGCCAGTGCTGGGGTCTGCACTCACTCTGGTCTGCTGCCTCCTGGAAGCCTATGCATGTCATAGAGCGGTCCAGAGAACTTTCCATAGATGTGTTGGTGGCTCGGTGGCTGAGTcactctctccccctcccacacTTGCCATCTCAAGCTCACCCCTTCTCTACAGGGGCTGTGGGTATCTCTGAAGCCAGAGGTCTGGGGTGTCCCAGGGCTGTGGGAACCAAGGCCCCCGGCTCACACTGTCCTGAGGAGGGCATGGGGAACCCAGCAGTGGGAGGAAGCTCTGATCAGGCCCTGAATGCCTCAGTGACACCTCTAATTACAGCGGTAATGCACACttaatgcagaaaaaaagaagaaaacttaccAATGACAAAAACACACAAAGGAGGAAGAAGTCCAGCTCCCGCCCTTGCTGAGAGCTGACCTCTGATAACAGTCTCTCTGGGTGAAATGCCAAGATCCTTCTGTACATTTTAGAATAATGACAGTTCATACTTCTcaggtttaaaaatgtttttatttttaactaatcttttttttttttgagaagttaACATGTGCACGTGACAAAAATTCCAAAAGAACCAAACGGTGTGCAGTGCCAaagcctctcccccagccccggaCCGCCCTCAGGCACggctgcctcccccagccccggacCGCTCTCAGGCACggctgcctcccccagccccggacCGCTCTCAGGCACggctgcctcccccagccccggacCGCCCTCAGGCACggctgcctcccccagccccggacCGCTCTCAGGCACggctgcctcccccagccccggacCGCTCTCAGGCACggctgcctcccccagccccggacCGCTCTCAGGCACggctgcctcccccagccccggacCGCTCTCAGGCACggctgcctcccccagccccggacCGCTCTCAGGCACggctgcctcccccagccccggacCGCTCTCAGGCACggctgcctcccccagccccggacCGCTCTCAGGCACggctgcctcccccagccccggacCGCTCTCAGGCACggctgcctcccccagccccggacCGCTCTCAGACACGGCTGCCGGGAGCAGATTTCTGAATGTCTGTCAGAGACatctatatatagatacacatgtGAAAACTGATTTCTAACTGCTTTTCTCACTGAGCAGTCTTTTCCCGAGCACATGACCCATGTGTAGAGGCCCTTTGCTTCTTGGGGCCTTCACACCCGTtcttctgagtcaccccaaccCTGAGGGGCAAAGGGGAGGGGCACTGGTAAGTCACACGGTGTGTGACCATGATCTCCGGCCTGCATGGGCAGCTGTGCTCTGAGACAGCCTGGAAGTGCCCCTGGGGCGAGCACAGAGCACTGCGCAGCCTTCCCTTCACCCAGGGCGGGTGTCTTTGCCTGCTAATAATCCCACACGGCACTCACCATTCACAGGCCCCGTGCAGAGTAACTTGCtttattctcacaacaacctgGCTTCATCATCAGGCCCACTGAACAGGTGAGaccactgaggcacagagaacctccaggacctgcccaaggtcacgcagctgggAAGGGGTGGTCCTGCCCTGCCCCAGTCCTGAGAGAAGCGCGGTAGGTTCCTGCCCAGGGCGAGCAGGGCAGGAGACCGTGGGGAGAGTGAGCCCTTGAAGCTGGGGCTGTGCCGTCTCAGCTTGGACAGGCTGGGTAACCCCAGGCAAGCGACTCCCCACTCAGGCCCCTGTGGCTCCTGTCGGCTGAGGCTGCTGGCGTGCTGGACGCTGCCAGGCCCCGTCACCGGACATCTTTGCCTCGACACCGAGGGGCACGTGTATCCTGGACCCTGTCTCCAGCACTtaccttctctgtgcttcagctttctcatctgaaaGGAGGGAATTAAAAACGAAACACCCCAAGAGGGTGTTTATTACTCATGGAGAAGTAGACTCCCCAAGGCCCCTGGTCAccaagggcagagctgggtctgggGACCCGGGTCTGTGTCAGCTGAGCCCTGAACCACGCTGAAGGCTCTGGTCTCCATGGACATGCATATTTATTATGACAATTTTCTTACAGATGACACAGCTAGGGGTTCTTTTTCAAAGTCACTCAAAGGGACTAGTGCAGGCTGGGTCCAAGCCCCTAATTTCGTACCAGGGCTTCAAGGCTACGGGAGGGAAGGGGCCTGGTGGGGGTCACAACCACCTACTGACCCCTCCGTTCCCCCTGCAGTTCTGGGAGGTCATCAGCGACGAGCACGGGATAGACCCCAGTGGCAATTATGTAGGGGACTCGGACCTGCAGCTGGAGCGCATCAGCGTCTACTACAACGAGGCCTCTTGTGAGCCCCCATCCTGGaccaaggggtggggtggggggaccttGACTGCTGGGTCCCAGCATCTCTGCCTTCCTTTCGGTTGGCTGGCAGGTGCAACCAGAGACTCACAGAATAAAGACAGGGGATCCTAATAACCCTAGCGAGATTCAAATGTGTTTAATGGCCATGAGACACACGCACAGTCCGGTGGAAtggccagggctgggcagggtcCCAAAGGCCCCTTCAGGAGGCCCATGGGAGGGTCCAGAGCAGGGGTTACCTGGAGAGGTCGGGCAGGGGCTACTCAGCAACTGGTGCGAAATGGTGTCTTTAGTGAACTGGCAAAATATTAACCTGCCCACGTAGACGTGGGATTTGGTCCTGGCTGTCCGGATGTCAACCATGACTCCCTTTTCACACGTGGCTCCTGCCTCTCTGACCCCAGAGTCTGAGCTCTTAGGGTGAGAGCATGAGGCTGGCAGTCTGGGGCAGGACTTAGAGGGAAGGAGGGGCGCCTAGCTTCTGTGACCCATGTAACCCACCCCTCTGCCCTCAGCTCACAAGTATGTGCCTCGGGCCATCCTGGTGGACCTGGAGCCTGGAACCATGGACAGCGTCCGGTCTGGGGCCTTTGGGCACCTCTTCAGGCCTGACAACTTCATCTTCGGTAAGtttcccctgccccagcctctcctGGTGGACCCCACTGCCGGCAAACCCGGATCAACAGAAACAAGGGCAGAGTCACCCCTGCCTGTGACCCTGCAGAGCAGACCTGATCTCCCCAAGCTGCACCTTGGCACAGAGTCCCGGAGAAAGGGTTCTGTGCAAGGAACAGAAACAAGGGCAGAGTCACCCCTGCCTGTGACCCTGCAGAGCAGACCTGATCTCCCCAATCTGCAGCTTGGCACAGAGTCCCGGAGAAAGGGTTCTGTGCAAGGAACAGAAACAAGGGCAGAGTCACCCCTGCCTGTGACCCTGCAGAGCAGACCTGATCTCCCCAATCTGCACCTTGGCACAGAGTCCCGGAGAAAGGGTTCTGTGCAAGGAACAGAAACCACTTGTGATTTCAAGCAGAACGATGTGTGCGACAGAGGCTTGAGCTCACAGGATCCTTAgagagatgggggcgggggcggggtagGGGGCAGCAGCAGTGCCTCCAGAGGATACCGGCTCACGAGCACGCGACGTTGCTGTGGTCAGGTCAGCTGTCCTCACACCCTTGAGTCTGGTGGCAGGGCCCTGGGTGCTCACACGGTGACAGGAGGAAGGCCACAGCCCACTTCCACCCCCCAGCgctcagcaccccaactcatggGCATGAGCCTCCTCCCGACCCCGGGCTGTGAGGGGTGCTGGGGCTGCAGTTTACCCTTCCAGCACAGCCGGCCAGAGGGTGGgtggcctggaggggagggatgatCGACTCCCCACACGGTGTGGCTGGGAGGGGTTGAGAAGGTGCGGGCAGCCCCGCTTCATGGAGGGTAAACAGGCACAGGGCTGCGTCCGCGGCTGCCATCAGGCAGGCACTGGAGGTCTGACCCCGTCCGTGTCCCCCTGCCCCCGTCCCAGGTCAGAGTGGGGCCGGCAACAACTGGGCCAAGGGCCACTACACGGAGGGTGCCGAGCTGGTGGACTCGGTCCTGGACGTGGTGCGGAAGGAGTGTGAGAATTGCGACTGCCTGCAGGGCTTCCAGCTGACCCACTCGCTGGGGGGCGGCACGGGCTCGGGCATGGGCACCCTGCTCATCAGCAAGGTCCGCGAGGAGTACCCCGACCGCATCATGAACACCTTCAGCGTGGTGCCCTCGCCCAAGGTGTCGGACACGGTGGTCGAGCCCTACAACGCCACGCTGTCCATCCACCAGCTGGTGGAGAACACGGACGAGACCTACTGCATCGACAACGAGGCGCTGTACGACATCTGCTTCCGCACTCTCAAGCTGGCCACGCCCACCTACGGGGACCTCAACCACCTGGTGTCGGCCACCATGAGCGGGGTCACCACCTCCCTGCGCTTCCCGGGCCAGCTCAACGCCGACCTGCGCAAGCTGGCCGTGAACATGGTGCCCTTCCCGCGCCTGCACTTCTTCATGCCCGGCTTCGCCCCGCTCACCGCCCGCGGCAGCCAGCAGTACCGCGCGCTGACGGTGCCCGAGCTCACCCAGCAGATGTTTGACGCCAAGAACATGATGGCGGCCTGCGACCCCCGCCACGGGCGCTACCTGACCGTGGCCACTGTCTTCCGGGGCCGCATGTCCATGAAGGAGGTGGACGAGCAGATGCTGGCCATCCAGAGCAAGAACAGCAGCTACTTTGTCGAGTGGATCCCCAACAACGTGAAGGTGGCCGTGTGCGACATCCCGCCCCGCGGGCTCAAGATGTCCTCCACCTTCATCGGCAACAGCACGGCCATCCAGGAGCTGTTCAAGCGCATCTCGGAGCAGTTCACGGCCATGTTCCGCCGCAAGGCCTTCCTGCACTGGTACACGGGCGAGGGCATGGACGAGATGGAGTTCACCGAGGCCGAAAGCAACATGAACGACCTGGTGTCCGAGTACCAGCAGTACCAGGACGCCACGgccgaggaggagggggagatgtatgaagatgatgatgaggaATCCGAGGCGCAGGGCCCCAAGTGAAGCGGCTGAGGGGTGGGACGCGGCCGCGGCCAGGACCGACAGGTCTGTCCCCTGAGCCATGTAGCCACTGACACacccctgccctttcccccacCAGGCCCCGTCATGTCACCCTAGGGCTCCCAAGTGTGTGTCCTTTAGTACTTACAGCATCCCCGCCCCATGTGAGTCTTCTCCGCTGTCTTCCGCCATAGGTCAAATCCATTTTGCGTGGCCCGTTTGTCTCTCTGCTTTATCATCAGCTCCAGGCCTGATGTTTTATGGTTTGGTTCGTTTTTTTTACTGGTTTGTGTTTATATCTTGGGGGGATACTTAATAAATTTATCGCTGTCGGATACCCGTGCCTGGTGCTGGAGAGTTCTTCTTATTCTGGAAAGTTGGGGCCAGAGGGGTTAGGAGGGGCAGACAGGGAGGCCCGGTGGCAGGGGCAGGACAGAGCATCATCGTCTCCCAGTGGGGGCTGACGTGGGCCTGTGCTTGGAACCTGCAGCTGTCCCAAGGTGCAGCCCCTGGCAGGGGAGCTCCTGGCGGTGGTGCTGGAGAAGGTGGCCATGGCTGCAGGAGGCCCAGGCGTGCTCTCAGGCGACCCAGCACAAGCCCCAGTCCCCTCCAGGGTGACTCGTGCCGCAGAGTTTTCCTCTGGCTTATCCGGGCGCTAGACGTTAGAGGCAGGCAGCCGAGACCCAAAGGGGAGTCAGGAAGGGGGGACCTTGAGGACTCCCCCGGAAAATGTAGTGTGCTGGAGGGCGGGGGCTTGAGCCCTGGGGAAGGGCGGGTCTGGTCAGCGAGTTGTGGGCACAGCACCCCGCGCAGCCGGGTCGGAAGCGAAGTTCTGGCCCACGCGCCCCCTGGCGGTCGTTTCCTGTGGCCGCAGGGCGCCCAGGGTCCCGCTGGAAGGGGAAACCTGGCCGCCCCCTCCTCGTATAGAGAGAGAAGTGGAATCCCAGAGGCGCTacctgcccagggcccaggtgaGCCCGTGCAGAGCTGGACGGGCCCAGACCCTCTGCCCTCggcctccccacaccccacccctcgAAGCCAGGGTCTCATCAAGGCCAGCTCCCCCGGGACACCCCTGCATCCCACCCTTCTGTGTGGATACCCGGGCAGAGAGAGGCCGAAGGGGCTGATCTGGACCAGGGAATGGAAGCCCCGAGAGGGCCGGCATCCAGGGCTCTGGCAGGAGCGGATGCTTCCAGGCGCCTGCTCCGGGCCAGTCTAGCTCTAAGCCCGTCGTGCGGCTGACCCTGAAGGGCTGTGCTCGCCCACCTCACATGCAAGGCGGCCAGGTTACAGTGAGTGTGACTGTTTGTGTGTGAGGGTCTGAGCCCTGCGCTGGGTCCTCCTCTCTGGGTGGTGGAGGCCCCGACTCCACGTCCAGGGCAGCTTCACAGGGCTGCGGCCTCCATGcactgtgggggaggggtgtccaCGGTCTTCCCGGGCTCTCTCCTGAGGGGTGGAAAGCTGTGCCTTCTTTAACCCTTACAATGAAGCCACCAGGTCTCCAGGCAAGAAACAAGGCTCAGAGACGCGAGGTCTGCCCGTTGGCAGGTGGCACAGCGGGGGTCCAGCCCAGGCTGTGTCTCTCTCCACTTTGCTTCAAGCGGCCACAGatccccctccctcctgagcACCTGCACCTGTGAGAACTTCGTCCTGGCTCGGGCCACTTAGATGAAGCTGGCCTCCTTGGGCCGCCCTGCCTTCTCCGCCTAGACTGCAGCCCCGCTCTAGCACTCACGATGGCCTAGGACGCCTCTGTTGCTCCCCGGGGTTCCTCTCCTGCGGGAGGGGCTTGGCGCCTCCTTcctccagccctccctcctctcctcctgctgGGTCCCTCCGCCCCATCCCTTGAGCCTCTggctccctttctttttttttttttttttgcggtttgcaggcctctcactgtcgtggcttctccctttgcagagcacgggctccggatacgcaggctcagtggccatggctcacgggcccagccgctccgcggcatgtgggatcttcccagaccggggcacgaacccgtgtcccctgcatcggcaggcggactctcaaccactgcgccaacagggaagccccggctCCCTTTCTTATGAGGGGCCATTTAGTTCTCTCCTGTTTTCCTCAGTCCTAGCCTCACTCCTTGCAGACATTGTGGAGCAGAGGCAAGCCAGCCCTGGGCTCTGCGTGAAGTCCTGACCCACGGCGTCCCTGAGCGAGGTGAATGGCTGTGCTTTATGTCAGCGCATTTCAGAGCGGTTCGCTGTGCACCTGAAAACAGGAACACACATGGAAAGTGGCTGGAA
Coding sequences within it:
- the LOC132416269 gene encoding tubulin beta-3 chain isoform X2, with protein sequence MPVLGPQRQLLSPLNSTSPATPRLGLATNQTGPQCLEVSVPEGLFLSLGLVSLVENMLVVAAIMKNRNLHSPMYYFICCLAASDLLVSISNVLETAVMLLLEAGALAPRAAVVQQLDDVIDVLICSSMVSSLCFLGAIAVDRYISIFYALRYHSLVTLPRAWRAIAAIWVASILASTLFIAYYNHAAVLLCLVSFFVAMLVLMAVLYVHMLARACQHARGIARLHKRQRSTQQGFGLKGAATLTILLGTFFLCWGPFFLHLLLIVLCPQHPTCVCIFKNFNLFLTLIICNAIVDPLIYAFRSQELRKTLQEVLQGSWADPPQPAPAPARPPASRSRPPHAPSMREIVHIQAGQCGNQIGAKFWEVISDEHGIDPSGNYVGDSDLQLERISVYYNEASSHKYVPRAILVDLEPGTMDSVRSGAFGHLFRPDNFIFGQSGAGNNWAKGHYTEGAELVDSVLDVVRKECENCDCLQGFQLTHSLGGGTGSGMGTLLISKVREEYPDRIMNTFSVVPSPKVSDTVVEPYNATLSIHQLVENTDETYCIDNEALYDICFRTLKLATPTYGDLNHLVSATMSGVTTSLRFPGQLNADLRKLAVNMVPFPRLHFFMPGFAPLTARGSQQYRALTVPELTQQMFDAKNMMAACDPRHGRYLTVATVFRGRMSMKEVDEQMLAIQSKNSSYFVEWIPNNVKVAVCDIPPRGLKMSSTFIGNSTAIQELFKRISEQFTAMFRRKAFLHWYTGEGMDEMEFTEAESNMNDLVSEYQQYQDATAEEEGEMYEDDDEESEAQGPK
- the LOC132416269 gene encoding tubulin beta-3 chain isoform X1, encoding MDSVRSGAFGHLFRPDNFIFGQSGAGNNWAKGHYTEGAELVDSVLDVVRKECENCDCLQGFQLTHSLGGGTGSGMGTLLISKVREEYPDRIMNTFSVVPSPKVSDTVVEPYNATLSIHQLVENTDETYCIDNEALYDICFRTLKLATPTYGDLNHLVSATMSGVTTSLRFPGQLNADLRKLAVNMVPFPRLHFFMPGFAPLTARGSQQYRALTVPELTQQMFDAKNMMAACDPRHGRYLTVATVFRGRMSMKEVDEQMLAIQSKNSSYFVEWIPNNVKVAVCDIPPRGLKMSSTFIGNSTAIQELFKRISEQFTAMFRRKAFLHWYTGEGMDEMEFTEAESNMNDLVSEYQQYQDATAEEEGEMYEDDDEESEAQGPK